The proteins below are encoded in one region of Paenibacillus albus:
- a CDS encoding DUF4129 domain-containing transglutaminase family protein, with translation MTAVSRAAFKWLSADVYRKLSAVLSALLIYEWIRCLGDYWWEETFTIVNGVLFAAVAANLLISSKIWSGSIQLIVIVLLNAVYSGYTWIPFTGEKRKLLDWLDWLGTQLDQLQPFIWISLGVWAVFHCIVLIRHKRLLIILVVLAAVLSLATADSLFTPIHLWDEIAWIVFIGLGWLVASHFASFQKRHPENWSQLLEYPLSLFLPISIIIMLVMGAGLFVPAINPILTDPYTAWKEARNETVPSYIGDKAIIIPASKDSSNSQSGYSRSDASLGGGFEFDYTPVMTVTTSQKSYWRGETRSYYNGNGWIEAVPEKLEKGSGPIASGQSFKAQYTEAKTETELVDQSIDMISKTKYPVLFGAAPISSVVSVDGKSSLPGLSWFSQAWELRLMKQGAGNYPKKYSIQSKVPILDEAKLRTGAAVQKSTDIDPMYLELPPTIPERVKSLALAITKTGATPYDKMQLLVAYLQTTYNYTNTPDITKRKSEDFVDSFLFEVREGYCDYFSTALAVMAREIGIPARWVKGYSPGSIPNEADMLRQQGMTGVETNPTGAGTYTVRNADAHSWVEIYFNGYGWLPFEATSGFAYPYALPKDKKAPEPVLAPDVEPESIPQTDAPGGYELQPWIIWTLSIASAAIILLFSILRFRFLSKMIRQLFKGKSGTANERVVRETNRLIRFCRKKGLEYDENETVRETMGRWSIRLSSLQPQFREVQHAFEKAMYSNSQLTQAELDQVTVTMKRIREHLG, from the coding sequence ATGACAGCAGTAAGTCGTGCAGCGTTCAAATGGTTGTCTGCTGATGTGTATCGTAAGCTGTCGGCTGTGTTATCCGCTCTTCTGATCTATGAATGGATTCGTTGTTTAGGCGATTATTGGTGGGAAGAGACGTTCACGATTGTGAACGGCGTTCTGTTCGCCGCTGTCGCCGCCAATCTGCTGATCTCGTCCAAGATCTGGTCAGGCTCGATTCAGCTCATCGTCATTGTACTGCTTAATGCTGTTTACTCAGGGTATACATGGATCCCGTTCACCGGTGAGAAGAGGAAGCTGTTGGATTGGCTCGACTGGCTTGGGACGCAGCTTGATCAGCTCCAGCCTTTCATTTGGATCAGTCTTGGCGTATGGGCGGTCTTTCATTGTATCGTGCTTATCCGCCATAAGCGATTACTCATCATTCTCGTCGTTCTCGCTGCTGTACTGTCGCTGGCAACGGCGGATTCCTTATTTACGCCCATCCATCTGTGGGATGAGATCGCTTGGATCGTATTCATTGGCCTTGGCTGGCTCGTTGCGAGCCACTTTGCCAGCTTTCAGAAGCGGCATCCCGAGAATTGGTCGCAGCTGCTCGAGTATCCGCTGAGCCTCTTCCTGCCGATCTCGATTATCATTATGCTGGTCATGGGCGCGGGGCTGTTCGTTCCGGCGATCAATCCGATTCTGACCGATCCTTATACGGCGTGGAAAGAAGCGCGTAATGAGACGGTGCCATCCTACATCGGTGACAAGGCAATCATCATACCCGCATCGAAGGACAGCAGTAACAGCCAATCCGGTTACAGCCGAAGCGATGCGTCGCTTGGCGGCGGATTTGAGTTTGATTACACGCCTGTCATGACGGTGACGACTTCGCAGAAGAGTTATTGGCGCGGAGAGACAAGGTCGTATTATAACGGTAACGGCTGGATTGAGGCTGTGCCAGAGAAGCTGGAGAAGGGCAGCGGTCCTATCGCCAGCGGTCAGTCATTTAAAGCGCAGTATACAGAAGCGAAGACCGAAACCGAGCTTGTCGATCAATCGATAGATATGATTAGCAAGACGAAGTATCCGGTTCTATTCGGAGCGGCGCCGATCTCCTCCGTCGTCTCGGTGGACGGAAAGAGCAGCTTGCCAGGCCTAAGCTGGTTCTCGCAAGCCTGGGAGCTTCGTTTGATGAAGCAAGGCGCTGGTAATTATCCGAAGAAATACTCGATTCAGTCGAAGGTGCCGATCCTTGACGAGGCGAAGCTGCGAACCGGTGCAGCCGTTCAGAAGAGCACAGATATCGATCCGATGTATCTGGAGCTGCCTCCGACCATTCCGGAGCGCGTCAAGTCGCTCGCCCTGGCGATTACAAAGACTGGCGCAACGCCATATGACAAAATGCAGCTGCTCGTCGCCTACTTGCAGACGACGTACAATTACACGAATACACCGGATATTACGAAGCGGAAGAGCGAAGATTTCGTTGATTCCTTCTTGTTCGAGGTTCGAGAAGGCTATTGCGATTATTTCTCTACTGCGCTTGCGGTGATGGCGCGTGAGATCGGGATTCCTGCCCGCTGGGTAAAAGGATATTCGCCGGGTTCGATTCCGAATGAGGCTGATATGCTGCGGCAGCAAGGGATGACCGGTGTCGAAACGAATCCGACCGGCGCGGGTACTTACACAGTGCGCAATGCAGATGCCCATTCATGGGTCGAGATTTATTTTAACGGATATGGCTGGCTGCCGTTCGAAGCAACTTCAGGGTTCGCTTACCCTTATGCGCTGCCGAAGGACAAAAAAGCGCCAGAGCCAGTACTTGCGCCTGACGTTGAACCGGAATCCATTCCTCAGACCGATGCGCCTGGGGGCTATGAGCTGCAGCCATGGATAATCTGGACGTTGTCAATTGCATCGGCCGCAATCATTCTACTCTTTAGCATTCTTAGATTCCGTTTCCTCTCGAAGATGATCAGGCAATTGTTCAAAGGCAAGTCCGGAACGGCTAATGAACGTGTTGTACGGGAGACGAATCGTCTCATCCGGTTCTGCCGAAAGAAGGGGCTCGAGTACGACGAGAACGAGACCGTACGCGAAACGATGGGGCGCTGGTCCATACGTCTATCGTCTTTGCAGCCGCAATTCCGCGAAGTGCAGCATGCCTTTGAGAAGGCGATGTACAGCAACAGTCAGCTGACACAGGCGGAGCTTGATCAAGTAACGGTCACGATGAAAAGAATACGCGAGCATTTAGGATAA
- a CDS encoding YqeG family HAD IIIA-type phosphatase: MFERLLPQMRVNTIYDIDLHKLKDQGIRGIITDLDNTLVGARVPLATPELVKWLDDVRDLGFKVVIVSNNNRTRVSKFADPLNIKYVHAARKPANRAFHRALEELGLTAEKTAVIGDQMMTDVLGGRRMGLFTILVAPIAPNEEGIMTKFNRMLEKIALRSLRKKGLWPEEEQRRS, encoded by the coding sequence ATGTTTGAACGGCTGTTGCCGCAAATGCGCGTCAATACCATTTATGATATCGATTTGCATAAGTTGAAAGACCAAGGAATTCGCGGTATCATCACAGATCTTGACAATACACTTGTAGGAGCGAGAGTACCGCTCGCCACGCCGGAGCTTGTGAAATGGCTCGATGATGTGCGCGATCTCGGCTTCAAGGTTGTCATCGTCTCGAATAATAACCGGACACGTGTGTCCAAATTCGCAGATCCGCTCAATATCAAGTATGTTCATGCGGCACGCAAGCCGGCGAACCGAGCTTTTCACAGGGCGCTTGAGGAGCTGGGGCTAACGGCTGAGAAGACTGCCGTCATCGGCGATCAGATGATGACTGACGTGCTCGGGGGCAGACGAATGGGGTTATTCACCATTCTTGTCGCACCGATTGCCCCTAATGAAGAGGGCATTATGACCAAATTTAACCGTATGCTGGAGAAGATAGCCCTAAGAAGTCTCCGCAAAAAAGGGCTCTGGCCCGAGGAGGAACAAAGAAGATCATGA
- the yqeH gene encoding ribosome biogenesis GTPase YqeH produces MTNQLEQGTSCAGCGVKLQTESADKPGFIPQAALAKEPAICQRCFRIKNYNEAASVAIDQDDFLKLLGGIAATNSLVVHIVDLFDFEGSLISGLQRFVGNNPVLLVVNKIDLLPKGINPNRILNWVQKQTKAQGLRVVDIVLCSAKRNIGFERVIEAIGEHRGNRDVYVVGATNVGKSTLINRLIRDYSDLERELTTSRYPGTTLDAVHIPLDDGKDIIDTPGIVYSHRMTEIVPRDVLGALLPDKPIKSLVYQLNSGQTLFVGALARFDFIEGDRQSFTLYVSNALQVHRTKLERADDLFADHKGELLAPPSKEQLEEMPAWTRHRLTVRRNTETDLFISGLGWIHVNGASGALIDIHVPKGVRVLMRDALI; encoded by the coding sequence ATGACCAATCAGCTAGAACAAGGAACCTCGTGTGCCGGCTGCGGCGTCAAGCTGCAGACAGAGTCAGCGGACAAGCCGGGTTTCATCCCGCAAGCGGCGCTTGCGAAGGAGCCGGCAATTTGCCAGCGTTGCTTCCGTATTAAGAACTATAACGAGGCGGCTTCGGTCGCCATCGATCAGGACGACTTCCTGAAGCTGCTCGGCGGTATTGCCGCGACGAACAGCTTGGTCGTTCATATTGTCGATCTGTTCGATTTTGAAGGCAGCCTCATCTCCGGCTTGCAGCGTTTCGTCGGCAACAATCCGGTGCTGCTTGTCGTGAACAAGATTGATCTTCTGCCGAAGGGAATTAATCCGAACCGGATCTTGAACTGGGTGCAGAAGCAGACGAAGGCGCAGGGCCTCCGAGTCGTTGATATTGTGCTTTGCTCTGCGAAACGCAATATCGGCTTCGAGCGTGTAATTGAAGCAATAGGCGAGCACCGCGGCAACCGCGATGTGTATGTCGTAGGCGCGACGAACGTCGGCAAATCGACACTGATCAATCGTCTTATTCGCGATTATAGCGACTTGGAGCGCGAGCTCACGACGTCGCGTTATCCAGGAACGACGCTGGATGCAGTTCACATTCCGCTTGATGATGGCAAAGATATTATCGATACGCCGGGGATCGTCTACTCTCACCGGATGACGGAGATCGTTCCGCGCGATGTGCTTGGCGCATTGCTGCCGGATAAGCCGATCAAGTCGCTCGTGTATCAGCTGAACAGCGGTCAGACGCTGTTCGTCGGCGCGCTTGCGCGGTTTGATTTTATCGAAGGCGATCGTCAATCGTTCACCCTTTATGTCTCAAATGCATTGCAGGTGCACCGGACGAAGCTGGAGCGTGCAGATGATCTGTTCGCTGATCATAAAGGCGAGCTGCTGGCGCCCCCGTCGAAGGAGCAGCTGGAAGAGATGCCGGCATGGACGCGTCACCGTCTGACGGTACGCCGCAATACGGAGACCGACTTGTTCATCTCTGGCCTCGGTTGGATTCACGTAAATGGCGCAAGCGGCGCTCTCATCGACATTCATGTGCCGAAGGGCGTACGAGTGTTAATGCGCGATGCATTGATTTAG
- the aroE gene encoding shikimate dehydrogenase, which produces MGNKVDSHTVLFSVIGDPIRHSKSPIMMNRAFRETGINGIYTAFHITADRLGDFVAGVRAMGIRGVNVTIPHKLDIMPLLDEIDESAQVIGAVNTIVNTGGHLKGYNTDGIGYVRSLKEEAKSDLAGSHVLIIGAGGATRGILYALAREGVASVTISNRTVARAEELAEAFRGLVPVIRAIGQDELQAACGHSDIIINTTSLGMFPNVEETPIDSSWLKPDTVASDLIYNPLTTRFLAEAKERGCRIHGGLGMFIYQGAYAFEYWTGQPAPVEAMRETVLEALQQSKS; this is translated from the coding sequence ATGGGCAACAAGGTAGACAGCCATACGGTGTTATTCAGCGTCATCGGCGATCCGATCCGGCATTCCAAATCGCCGATTATGATGAACCGGGCGTTCCGGGAAACGGGCATTAACGGAATCTACACCGCTTTTCATATAACGGCTGATCGGCTTGGGGATTTCGTAGCTGGCGTTCGTGCGATGGGCATTCGCGGCGTGAACGTCACGATTCCGCACAAGCTCGACATTATGCCGCTGCTTGACGAGATCGACGAAAGCGCGCAAGTGATTGGCGCGGTCAACACGATCGTGAACACAGGCGGTCACTTGAAAGGCTACAATACAGACGGCATCGGCTATGTCCGGTCGCTAAAAGAAGAAGCGAAGTCTGATCTTGCAGGCTCTCATGTGCTCATCATCGGCGCCGGCGGAGCGACAAGAGGCATTCTCTATGCGCTCGCTCGCGAAGGCGTCGCATCCGTTACGATCTCGAACCGCACCGTTGCCCGCGCTGAAGAGCTGGCAGAAGCATTCCGCGGCCTTGTTCCGGTTATTCGGGCTATCGGCCAAGATGAACTGCAAGCGGCTTGCGGGCATAGTGATATTATTATTAATACGACGTCGCTCGGCATGTTCCCGAATGTGGAGGAGACGCCGATTGACAGCTCTTGGCTGAAGCCGGACACGGTCGCTAGCGATCTTATCTATAACCCGCTTACGACGCGTTTCCTTGCTGAAGCTAAGGAGAGAGGCTGCCGGATCCACGGCGGACTTGGCATGTTTATTTATCAAGGCGCATACGCCTTTGAATATTGGACGGGACAGCCTGCACCGGTAGAAGCGATGCGGGAGACGGTGCTTGAAGCGCTGCAGCAGTCCAAAAGCTAA
- the yhbY gene encoding ribosome assembly RNA-binding protein YhbY, with protein sequence MLTGKQKSHLRSLAHHLNPIFQVGKEGKNENLIRHIEEAIETRELIKISVLNNSIEDPKEVGEWVAEASGSELVQVIGKTIVLYKESKDHKTIELP encoded by the coding sequence ATGTTAACAGGTAAACAAAAGAGTCATCTGCGCTCGCTGGCGCACCATTTGAACCCGATTTTCCAAGTGGGTAAGGAAGGCAAGAACGAGAATCTGATTCGCCATATCGAAGAAGCGATCGAAACGCGCGAGCTGATCAAAATTTCCGTGCTCAACAACAGCATCGAAGACCCGAAAGAAGTAGGCGAATGGGTAGCTGAGGCATCAGGCTCGGAGCTGGTACAAGTCATAGGTAAAACCATTGTGCTGTACAAAGAAAGTAAAGATCATAAGACGATTGAGCTGCCGTAA
- the nadD gene encoding nicotinate-nucleotide adenylyltransferase: MTLIKVGFMGGTFDPIHYGHLLAAESAREACGLDEVWFVPAGHPPLKEKGPQADGQTRLEMVYRAIDFQPHFRAMDTELEREGTSYTIDTIKELNEQYPGREFSIIIGSDRVNDLPKWHNIQELAQLARFIGVTRGGEDMEIDELPEYLKDRLTVVKMPLFELSSTVIKERVAAGHSIRFLVPEKVYSFIRRNELYES; this comes from the coding sequence ATGACCTTGATTAAAGTCGGTTTTATGGGCGGCACGTTCGATCCCATTCATTATGGCCATCTGCTCGCTGCCGAATCAGCGCGTGAAGCATGCGGCTTAGACGAAGTTTGGTTTGTTCCTGCCGGCCATCCGCCGCTCAAGGAAAAAGGACCTCAAGCTGACGGGCAGACCCGGCTTGAGATGGTGTATCGTGCGATAGATTTTCAGCCGCATTTTCGCGCAATGGATACGGAGCTGGAGCGTGAAGGCACCAGCTACACCATTGATACGATTAAAGAATTGAATGAACAGTACCCAGGGCGAGAGTTCAGCATTATTATCGGCTCGGACCGCGTGAACGATCTGCCGAAGTGGCACAACATTCAGGAGCTGGCGCAGCTGGCACGCTTCATCGGCGTCACGCGCGGTGGTGAGGACATGGAAATTGATGAGCTGCCGGAGTACCTCAAGGACAGATTGACCGTCGTGAAGATGCCGCTCTTTGAGCTGTCTTCAACGGTTATCAAAGAGCGTGTCGCAGCAGGCCACTCCATTCGGTTCCTCGTACCGGAGAAAGTCTATTCGTTTATTCGAAGGAATGAACTCTATGAATCGTGA
- the yqeK gene encoding bis(5'-nucleosyl)-tetraphosphatase (symmetrical) YqeK, which produces MNRDKLMASVKGEMPERRWTHTLGVMETSVLLAERFGCDPVRAELAAILHDVAKYWPTSRMETIIREEGLPSDLLDYDKELWHAPVGAFVAARDYGIEDIEVLDAIRYHTSGRERMTLMDKIVCLADYMEPGRDFPGVDKIRVIAEHSVEKALIAGFDSTISYLLLQEKRIYPLTVAARNDLILQVREAEQ; this is translated from the coding sequence ATGAATCGTGATAAGCTGATGGCTTCGGTCAAAGGGGAAATGCCAGAGCGAAGATGGACGCATACGCTCGGCGTGATGGAGACGTCGGTTCTGCTGGCGGAGAGATTCGGCTGTGATCCGGTTCGCGCTGAGCTGGCTGCGATTCTGCATGATGTTGCAAAATATTGGCCGACCTCGCGGATGGAGACGATTATTCGGGAGGAAGGGCTTCCGAGCGACTTGCTTGATTACGATAAAGAGCTGTGGCATGCGCCGGTCGGAGCTTTCGTTGCAGCACGAGATTACGGCATCGAAGACATAGAAGTGCTTGATGCAATTAGATACCACACCTCCGGTCGCGAGCGAATGACGTTGATGGACAAAATCGTTTGTCTCGCCGATTATATGGAGCCTGGCCGTGATTTTCCAGGTGTGGATAAAATAAGAGTAATAGCCGAGCATAGTGTGGAAAAGGCGCTTATTGCAGGGTTTGATTCAACGATTTCATACTTGCTTCTGCAGGAAAAGCGGATATATCCGCTGACTGTTGCAGCACGGAATGATTTAATACTACAAGTACGGGAGGCTGAGCAATGA
- the rsfS gene encoding ribosome silencing factor, translated as MTVTSEELLKAVVAAAEDKKAHNVVALDLKNISLVADYFVICHGNSDTQVQAIATEIRKQAEARGARLRGIEGADTCRWVLVDIGDVVVHIFHREEREYYNIERLWSDAKVVELA; from the coding sequence ATGACAGTAACTTCAGAGGAGCTTCTGAAAGCCGTCGTAGCAGCGGCGGAAGATAAAAAAGCGCATAACGTGGTGGCGCTGGATTTGAAGAACATCTCGCTTGTCGCGGACTATTTTGTCATCTGTCACGGTAATTCGGATACACAGGTGCAGGCGATTGCAACTGAAATCCGCAAACAGGCAGAGGCGCGGGGCGCAAGGCTGCGCGGCATCGAAGGTGCCGATACATGCAGATGGGTGCTTGTTGACATCGGCGACGTTGTTGTACACATCTTCCATCGCGAAGAGCGCGAATATTATAACATCGAACGTCTATGGTCCGATGCGAAGGTCGTGGAATTAGCATGA
- a CDS encoding CvfB family protein, protein MSLVAGTIQNLKLAREVSPYGYFMTDGENEVLMHYTELVGHRPQIGQFYDVFLFFDSEDRIAATMKKPLIQLGEVARLRVADIHPKIGSFLEMGLGRQLLLPLSEQPELKELRPKVGDEVHVILAHDKIGRLVAKVAFEEELAELAFHAPSSWHNTWVEGWVTKTLKIGSFVMVDGGVLGFGAYGLIPADDRTRLLRLGERVKARVTFVREDGRVNLSMQQRKEVGRMEDSDRLLAFLKERPNGAMPYSDATTADIIKQKFGISKSAFKRALGKLMRDGIVTQEGNWTKLTEQAAASEKQED, encoded by the coding sequence ATGAGTCTCGTAGCAGGCACGATTCAGAATTTGAAGCTGGCGCGCGAAGTATCGCCGTATGGTTACTTTATGACGGATGGCGAGAACGAAGTGCTCATGCACTATACCGAGCTCGTCGGCCACCGCCCGCAGATTGGACAATTCTATGATGTCTTTCTATTCTTCGATTCCGAGGACCGCATCGCTGCGACGATGAAGAAGCCGCTTATCCAGCTCGGAGAAGTGGCTCGTCTTAGAGTGGCGGACATTCATCCGAAGATCGGTTCATTCCTTGAGATGGGACTTGGTCGGCAGCTGCTGCTGCCATTGTCCGAACAACCCGAGCTGAAGGAATTGCGTCCAAAAGTCGGTGATGAGGTGCATGTTATCCTCGCGCATGACAAGATTGGCCGTCTCGTTGCGAAGGTAGCTTTCGAGGAAGAGCTGGCTGAGCTTGCTTTTCACGCACCATCCTCCTGGCATAACACGTGGGTCGAAGGCTGGGTAACGAAGACATTGAAGATCGGCTCGTTCGTGATGGTTGACGGCGGCGTACTCGGCTTCGGAGCGTATGGCTTAATTCCAGCCGACGATCGGACCAGACTGCTTCGACTTGGCGAGCGCGTGAAAGCACGGGTAACGTTCGTTCGTGAGGACGGTCGCGTTAATCTGTCGATGCAGCAGCGCAAGGAAGTAGGCCGCATGGAAGATTCCGACCGGCTTCTGGCGTTCCTGAAAGAACGTCCGAATGGCGCAATGCCATACTCCGACGCTACTACAGCGGACATTATCAAGCAGAAGTTCGGTATTAGCAAGAGCGCATTCAAGCGTGCACTTGGCAAGCTAATGCGCGACGGTATCGTAACGCAAGAGGGCAACTGGACGAAGCTGACCGAGCAAGCTGCTGCTTCCGAGAAGCAGGAGGACTAA
- a CDS encoding class I SAM-dependent DNA methyltransferase has protein sequence MEAYRQFATVYDRLMADMPYPEWLEFAQSCWQRYGTPRTVVDLGCGTGSIAIPLARQGFQVYGIDLSSDMLTIGQSKWEDSARSGGPARGTVTWLQQDMTEWELGEQVDSVISFCDCVNYLTEEEDVVAAIEATYRALKPGGVFLFDVHSPDTLERYASEQPFVLDEPDVAYIWTCELDEERVEIEHQLTIFAREESKGSSFARIEETHVQRAYDAAWLREVLIGAGFAQVELFADFKLEPAADDAERLFFAAVK, from the coding sequence ATGGAAGCCTATCGGCAGTTTGCCACCGTCTATGATCGGCTGATGGCGGATATGCCGTATCCAGAGTGGCTGGAGTTTGCGCAAAGCTGCTGGCAGCGATATGGGACGCCGCGCACCGTCGTTGATCTTGGCTGCGGGACAGGCAGCATCGCGATTCCGCTCGCAAGGCAAGGGTTTCAAGTCTATGGAATTGACTTGTCCTCGGACATGCTGACGATCGGTCAGAGCAAGTGGGAGGATTCGGCGCGCAGCGGCGGACCGGCGCGAGGAACCGTTACGTGGCTGCAGCAGGATATGACGGAGTGGGAGCTTGGCGAACAAGTCGATTCGGTCATCTCCTTCTGTGATTGCGTGAACTACCTAACGGAAGAAGAGGATGTCGTTGCCGCGATTGAAGCGACTTATCGGGCATTGAAGCCCGGCGGCGTGTTTCTCTTCGATGTTCATTCGCCGGATACGCTTGAGCGCTACGCGAGCGAGCAGCCTTTTGTCCTTGATGAGCCGGATGTGGCGTACATATGGACGTGCGAGCTTGATGAAGAGCGGGTCGAAATCGAGCATCAGCTGACGATTTTTGCACGCGAAGAGTCAAAGGGCAGCAGCTTCGCTCGTATTGAAGAAACACATGTGCAGCGTGCCTACGATGCAGCTTGGCTGCGGGAAGTGCTGATAGGCGCAGGCTTCGCACAGGTCGAGCTTTTTGCTGATTTCAAGCTGGAGCCGGCAGCAGATGATGCAGAGAGGCTGTTTTTTGCAGCGGTCAAGTGA